One Georgenia wutianyii DNA segment encodes these proteins:
- a CDS encoding HAD family hydrolase, with protein MTRTPRPAAFFDLDKTVIAGSSSFALSRAFLDGGLLTRTGALRGLHAQLGYLSFGADHDQTERMKDRLAKISHGWDAAHTEAVVAAALEEYIRPVVYLEAVELIAAHQAAGEDVVIVSASSEAVVRPIAGLLGADHVIATRPVVADGRFTDRLEFYAYGPTKASAIRELAEERGYDLASSHAYSDSITDLPMLEAVGRPVAVNPDRALRRHAAANGWQVRDFTRPVRLRPRRRVPVAAALTLAAALALVLARRTGRRRA; from the coding sequence GTGACACGCACACCACGCCCGGCGGCGTTCTTCGACCTGGACAAGACCGTCATCGCCGGCTCGTCGTCCTTCGCGCTGTCCCGCGCCTTCCTCGACGGCGGCCTGCTCACCCGCACCGGGGCGCTGCGCGGGCTGCACGCCCAGCTCGGCTACCTCTCCTTCGGCGCGGACCACGACCAGACCGAGCGGATGAAGGACCGCCTCGCGAAGATCTCCCACGGCTGGGACGCCGCGCACACCGAGGCGGTCGTCGCGGCCGCGCTCGAGGAGTACATCCGGCCGGTCGTGTACCTGGAGGCGGTCGAGCTCATCGCCGCCCACCAGGCCGCCGGGGAGGACGTCGTCATCGTCTCGGCCTCGAGCGAGGCGGTGGTCCGGCCGATCGCCGGGCTCCTCGGCGCGGACCACGTCATCGCCACCCGTCCCGTCGTCGCCGACGGGCGTTTCACCGACCGGCTGGAGTTCTACGCCTACGGACCGACGAAGGCGAGCGCGATCCGTGAGCTCGCCGAGGAGCGCGGCTACGACCTCGCCTCCAGCCACGCCTACAGCGACTCGATCACCGACCTGCCGATGCTCGAGGCCGTCGGCCGCCCCGTCGCGGTCAACCCGGACCGCGCGCTGCGTCGGCACGCCGCCGCCAACGGCTGGCAGGTCCGGGACTTCACCCGCCCCGTGCGGCTGCGCCCCCGGCGCCGGGTGCCCGTGGCGGCCGCCCTCACGCTCGCCGCTGCCCTCGCTCTCGTGCTCGCCCGGAGGACCGGCCGGCGACGGGCCTGA
- a CDS encoding sodium-dependent transporter, which translates to MTERTSAPAREQWTGQYGFILAAIGSAVGLGNIWRFPGVAYENGGGAFLIPYIVALLTAGIPILLLDYSLGHRYRGSAPTVFRRLGRRFEPLGWFQVAISFVIATYYTVIIVWAIRYIGFSVDLAWGDDPTGFLIGDFLRYSGPGLSTDFVGGIFWPMLVLWVITLLVLGLGVARGLERVNRIFLPLLVILFAIMVVRALFLEGAAEGLNAFFTPNWEALSDPNVWIAAYSQIFFSLSIAFGIMITYSSYLRRRSNVTPTGFVVAFANSSFELLAGIGVFATLGYMAAQQGIGVGELENLTGVMLSFATFPQIVSMMPGGPIFGILFFTSLTLAGFTSLISILQVVSAAFQEKFGLSRVQATVYIGGFAAVISLALYSSTSGLAILDTVDKYTNEVGVVVSAILTCIVVTLGARKLSELRAHLNAVSTGHVGRWWSLLVGIVVPLALLGMLVSSLRTLFAEPYSDYPWTFLTIAGWGTVGLIVVAAVFLTLVPWRRPVDEFTPEPPVLQEVGR; encoded by the coding sequence ATGACAGAACGGACGAGCGCGCCCGCCCGCGAGCAGTGGACGGGACAGTACGGCTTCATCCTCGCGGCGATCGGCTCCGCCGTGGGGCTCGGGAACATCTGGCGCTTCCCCGGGGTGGCCTACGAGAACGGTGGGGGTGCCTTCCTCATCCCGTACATCGTCGCCCTCCTCACCGCGGGTATCCCGATCCTCCTGCTCGACTACTCCCTCGGGCACCGCTACCGCGGCTCCGCGCCGACCGTCTTCCGCCGCCTGGGCCGCAGGTTCGAGCCGCTCGGCTGGTTCCAGGTGGCGATCTCCTTCGTCATCGCGACGTACTACACGGTGATCATCGTCTGGGCGATCCGGTACATCGGGTTCTCCGTAGACCTCGCCTGGGGCGACGACCCCACCGGCTTCCTCATCGGCGACTTCCTGCGCTACAGCGGCCCCGGCCTGAGCACCGACTTCGTCGGCGGCATCTTCTGGCCGATGCTCGTCCTGTGGGTCATCACCCTCCTCGTCCTCGGTCTGGGCGTGGCGCGCGGCCTGGAGCGGGTCAACCGGATCTTCCTGCCGCTGCTCGTCATCCTCTTCGCGATCATGGTCGTGCGGGCACTGTTCCTCGAGGGCGCCGCCGAGGGCCTCAACGCCTTCTTCACCCCGAACTGGGAGGCGCTGAGCGACCCCAACGTGTGGATCGCCGCCTACAGCCAGATCTTCTTCTCGCTGTCGATCGCCTTCGGCATCATGATCACGTACTCGAGCTACCTGCGCCGCCGCTCGAACGTCACGCCCACCGGCTTCGTCGTCGCGTTCGCCAACTCCTCCTTCGAGCTGCTCGCGGGCATCGGCGTCTTCGCCACGCTCGGGTACATGGCCGCCCAGCAGGGCATCGGGGTGGGCGAGCTGGAGAACCTCACCGGCGTCATGCTCAGCTTCGCGACGTTCCCGCAGATCGTGTCGATGATGCCGGGCGGGCCGATCTTCGGGATCCTCTTCTTCACCTCGCTCACGCTCGCAGGCTTCACGTCCCTCATCTCCATCCTCCAGGTGGTCTCCGCCGCCTTCCAGGAGAAGTTCGGGCTCAGCCGTGTCCAGGCGACCGTCTACATCGGCGGGTTCGCCGCGGTCATCTCTCTCGCGCTGTACTCCTCCACCTCCGGCCTGGCGATCCTCGACACGGTGGACAAGTACACCAACGAGGTGGGCGTCGTCGTCTCGGCGATCCTCACCTGCATCGTCGTGACGCTCGGCGCCCGCAAGCTGAGCGAGCTGCGGGCCCACCTCAACGCCGTGTCCACCGGCCACGTCGGCCGGTGGTGGAGCCTGCTCGTGGGCATCGTTGTCCCGCTCGCGCTGCTCGGCATGCTCGTCTCCAGCCTGCGGACGCTGTTCGCCGAGCCCTACAGCGACTACCCGTGGACCTTCCTCACGATCGCGGGCTGGGGCACCGTCGGCCTCATCGTCGTCGCGGCCGTGTTCCTCACCCTCGTCCCGTGGCGTCGTCCGGTGGACGAGTTCACGCCCGAGCCGCCCGTCCTCCAGGAGGTGGGTCGATGA
- a CDS encoding methionine/alanine import family NSS transporter small subunit, with product MTPLAITSMIIAMLVIWGGLVVAVTFLARNPLPPEDDDTAPGYDRTSPTR from the coding sequence ATGACCCCGCTCGCCATCACGTCCATGATCATCGCCATGCTCGTCATCTGGGGCGGGCTCGTCGTCGCGGTCACCTTCCTCGCGCGCAACCCGCTCCCGCCGGAGGACGACGACACCGCTCCCGGGTACGACCGCACCTCGCCCACGCGGTAG